A genomic region of Haliotis asinina isolate JCU_RB_2024 chromosome 1, JCU_Hal_asi_v2, whole genome shotgun sequence contains the following coding sequences:
- the LOC137284752 gene encoding mammalian ependymin-related protein 1-like, whose amino-acid sequence MSFFRSLIFTCMVTASTCSLPFDWCTPPQWEAVQSTLHGVFKNGVPNMEASSLKISYDQNHSRIATTQTQDGQSPKVKKIYDYTQKTLYVIENDTCRKALLNETFRKACIPRDANFSWDKTRYGMDYENSVWIQEFRGTEDGISYILQTTYDHMPVFETIYGTLNGAYILSNSAFVNTTIGIKNPDVFIPPPSCKGANDEPAVPRRPGFMTF is encoded by the exons ATGTCTTTCTTCAGGTCCCTGATCTTCACGTGTATGGTGACAGCGAGCACGTGCAGTTTACCGTTTGACTGGTGCACTCCACCTCAGTGGGAGGCGGTTCAGAGCACGCTGCATGGAGTCTTCAAAAATGGGGTTCCCAACATGGAAGCG AGCAGCCTCAAAATATCTTACGACCAGAATCACTCGAGAATAGCGACCACACAAACGCAAGACGGACAGTCCCCCAAAGTCAAGAAAATCTACGATTACACACAG AAAACATTGTATGTTATCGAAAATGACACCTGCAGAAAAGCTTTGCTGAACGAAACTTTCAGAAAAGCATGCATTCCAC GGGACGCCAACTTCAGCTGGGATAAGACCAGATACGGCATGGACTACGAAAACTCAGTGTGGATTCAAGAATTCCGAGGCACTGAGGACGGCATCAGTTACATCCTGCAGACGACGTATGACCACATGCCGGTGTTTGAGACAATCTACGGAACTCTTAACGGAG CGTATATTCTCTCTAACTCTGCCTTCGTCAACACAACGATTGGAATCAAGAACCCGGATGTGTTCATTCCGCCACCTAGCTGCAAGGGGGCGAACGACGAG CCTGCTGTTCCAAGGAGACCTGGGTTTATGACATTCTGA